One segment of Natronosalvus halobius DNA contains the following:
- a CDS encoding HAD family hydrolase — protein sequence MVSEYDFWLLDLDGTLVDVEWSYTRNVFDRVGDRLGREFTDREADILWNGLTGSRDAQLRAWGIEPSAFWDAFHAEEDPLVRAEQTYLHEDAAFVGDLETPVGLVTHCQQFLADPVLDHVGIRDWFDDVLCCTPETGWKPDPTPVERVMTNLGVAENGHRGVLAGDGAGDVGAAWNAGLDAIHVERVGHDRRGRCVLGDYRVHSFEELF from the coding sequence ATGGTCTCGGAGTACGACTTCTGGCTCCTCGATCTCGACGGAACCCTGGTCGACGTCGAGTGGTCCTACACTCGCAATGTGTTCGACCGCGTCGGCGATCGACTCGGTCGGGAGTTCACCGACCGGGAGGCCGACATCCTCTGGAACGGCCTCACCGGCTCTCGGGACGCCCAGCTCAGGGCCTGGGGTATCGAGCCGTCGGCGTTCTGGGACGCCTTCCACGCCGAGGAGGATCCGCTCGTCCGCGCCGAGCAGACGTACCTCCACGAGGACGCCGCGTTCGTCGGCGACCTGGAGACGCCGGTCGGCCTCGTCACCCACTGCCAGCAGTTTTTAGCCGACCCCGTCCTCGACCACGTCGGGATTCGCGACTGGTTCGACGACGTGCTGTGCTGTACCCCGGAGACGGGCTGGAAGCCCGACCCAACCCCCGTCGAGCGGGTGATGACGAATCTGGGCGTCGCGGAGAACGGACACCGGGGCGTCCTCGCCGGCGACGGCGCTGGCGACGTCGGCGCCGCCTGGAACGCGGGTCTCGACGCGATCCACGTCGAACGAGTGGGCCACGACAGGCGCGGACGCTGCGTGCTCGGCGACTACCGCGTCCACTCGTTCGAAGAACTGTTCTAG
- a CDS encoding HVO_0649 family zinc finger protein, producing MSIQRSRSPFERLRQRLDRTCARCRECGYDGDDAGWHVTTSGRSVHYRFVCPSCAGVETREVRIEAPRR from the coding sequence ATGTCTATTCAGAGAAGCCGATCGCCGTTCGAACGGCTGCGCCAGCGACTCGACCGAACCTGCGCCCGGTGCCGGGAGTGCGGCTACGACGGCGACGACGCGGGATGGCACGTGACGACGTCCGGACGGTCCGTCCACTACCGGTTCGTCTGTCCCTCCTGTGCTGGCGTCGAGACGAGGGAGGTCAGGATCGAGGCACCGCGGCGGTGA
- a CDS encoding DUF1328 domain-containing protein, with translation MLEIPLQIGGGGFLYWAIIFFVLAIIAAAVGSRGVAGVSMEIARIFVLIFIILAVVALLL, from the coding sequence ATGCTCGAGATTCCACTCCAGATCGGTGGCGGCGGATTCCTGTACTGGGCGATCATCTTCTTCGTCCTGGCGATTATCGCCGCGGCGGTCGGTTCCCGCGGCGTCGCCGGGGTGAGTATGGAGATCGCACGGATATTCGTGTTGATCTTCATCATCCTCGCTGTCGTCGCTCTGTTACTGTAG
- a CDS encoding aldehyde ferredoxin oxidoreductase family protein, with amino-acid sequence MTELGGFQDRVARIDLSSGSVDYEPIDDEDARKYIGARGLGVKYVFENGPDVDPEGPENLLAFMNGPLTGSQVPMSGRIAVCTKSPLTGTVTDSHHGGWSGARLKWAGFDGLLFEGKADDPVYAVVEDGEVELRDASHLWGSGVHATRDQLEEEVEGAYGKNLSLMAIGPGGENGVKYACIMNEDDRASGRGGTGCVMGSKNLKAVVVKSTTKMPKPADQETFREGHQQAMKAIQESDVTAPNEGGLSMYGTNVLMNIGEEMDGLPTKNAQYTSTESMREAEGVDIDAERVSGENVRENILVDEPTCHSCPVACKKEVEVQTMHKGEEMNVRTESYEYESAYALGPNSGHTDRDAVALMIERCNDVGVDTIETGNMMAMAMEMTEQDKLEEGDLEWGDYETMIDMIDRIGRREDDLADLLAEGPRRVADRKDAQDNSLAVKGQTIAAYDPRCMKGMGIGYATSNRGACHLRGYTPAAEILGIPEKVDPYEWEGKGELTAAFQDLHAISDSFDICKFNAFAEGIEEYVSQYNGMTGLDVSEDELLEAGERIYNLERYYNNLAGFDGADDSLPARFLEDGIRGQGASEGEYCELEEMKDEYYEHRGWVDGVVPDEKLDELGIDMGPGTGVSAGDSPAPADD; translated from the coding sequence ATGACAGAACTTGGCGGTTTTCAAGACAGGGTTGCTCGCATCGATCTCTCCTCAGGCTCGGTCGACTACGAGCCGATCGACGACGAGGACGCCAGGAAGTACATTGGGGCCCGCGGCCTCGGCGTGAAGTACGTCTTCGAAAACGGACCGGACGTCGACCCGGAGGGACCCGAGAACCTGCTCGCGTTCATGAACGGTCCGCTCACTGGCTCGCAGGTTCCGATGTCCGGACGAATCGCGGTCTGTACCAAATCGCCGCTGACCGGAACCGTCACCGACAGCCACCACGGCGGCTGGTCCGGCGCGCGGCTGAAATGGGCCGGCTTCGATGGCCTGCTGTTCGAGGGGAAGGCCGACGACCCCGTCTACGCCGTCGTCGAGGACGGTGAGGTCGAACTCCGTGACGCCTCTCACCTCTGGGGAAGCGGCGTCCACGCGACTCGCGACCAGCTCGAGGAGGAGGTAGAGGGTGCTTACGGGAAGAACCTCTCGCTGATGGCCATCGGTCCTGGCGGCGAGAACGGCGTGAAGTACGCCTGCATCATGAACGAGGACGACCGGGCCTCCGGCCGTGGCGGCACCGGCTGCGTGATGGGGTCGAAGAACCTCAAGGCGGTCGTCGTCAAATCGACGACGAAAATGCCCAAGCCCGCGGATCAGGAGACGTTCAGGGAGGGCCACCAGCAGGCGATGAAGGCGATCCAGGAGTCGGACGTCACCGCGCCCAACGAGGGCGGCCTCTCGATGTATGGGACGAACGTCCTGATGAACATCGGCGAGGAGATGGACGGCCTCCCGACGAAGAACGCCCAGTACACATCGACCGAGAGCATGCGCGAGGCCGAAGGCGTCGACATCGACGCCGAGCGCGTCTCCGGGGAGAACGTCCGCGAGAACATCCTCGTCGACGAACCGACCTGTCACTCCTGTCCGGTCGCCTGCAAGAAGGAAGTCGAGGTGCAGACGATGCACAAGGGCGAGGAGATGAACGTCAGGACGGAGTCATACGAGTACGAGTCGGCCTACGCACTCGGCCCGAACTCGGGACACACCGACCGCGACGCCGTCGCCCTCATGATCGAGCGCTGTAACGACGTAGGCGTCGACACCATCGAGACGGGCAACATGATGGCGATGGCTATGGAGATGACCGAGCAGGACAAACTCGAGGAGGGCGACCTCGAGTGGGGCGACTACGAGACGATGATCGACATGATCGACCGAATCGGTCGGCGCGAGGACGACCTCGCCGACCTGCTCGCGGAGGGGCCACGCCGAGTCGCCGACCGCAAGGACGCTCAGGACAACTCACTAGCGGTCAAAGGCCAGACCATCGCCGCTTACGATCCACGCTGCATGAAGGGGATGGGCATCGGCTACGCCACCTCCAACCGCGGCGCGTGTCACCTGCGCGGGTACACGCCTGCCGCCGAAATTCTCGGCATTCCCGAGAAGGTCGATCCGTACGAGTGGGAGGGCAAAGGCGAACTGACCGCCGCCTTCCAGGACCTCCACGCCATCTCCGACAGCTTCGACATCTGCAAGTTCAATGCATTCGCAGAGGGCATCGAGGAGTACGTCTCCCAGTACAACGGCATGACCGGCCTCGACGTGAGTGAGGACGAACTCCTGGAGGCTGGCGAGCGCATCTACAACTTAGAGCGCTACTACAACAACCTCGCCGGCTTCGACGGTGCGGACGACTCCCTGCCGGCGCGCTTCCTGGAGGACGGCATCCGCGGCCAGGGCGCCAGCGAGGGCGAGTACTGCGAACTCGAGGAGATGAAGGACGAGTACTACGAACACCGCGGCTGGGTCGACGGCGTCGTTCCCGACGAGAAACTCGACGAACTCGGCATCGACATGGGTCCCGGTACCGGCGTTTCGGCGGGCGATTCGCCGGCTCCGGCCGACGACTGA
- a CDS encoding glutathione-independent formaldehyde dehydrogenase, with amino-acid sequence MSAVVYQGPHDVAVEEVDEPQIEHENDVVLDITTTCICGSDLHMYEGRTAADPGIVFGHENMGTVTDVGDAVTTLEEGDRIVLPFNVACGFCRNCENGYTGFCTNVNPGFAGGAYGYVAMGPYKGGQAEKLRVPFADFNALKLPEGNEHEDAFALLADIFPTGWHGTRLANLKPGESIVIFGAGPVGLMAAYSAMIQGASEIYVVDRVESRLQMAEDHCDAHPINFEESDPVEQIVDQHGDEVDKGVDAVGYQAIDPETDVTDDAYDPARENPAVVLNQLIQTVRPTGEIGVPGLYVPSDPGAPNEMAAQGRLGIDFGKLFEKGLRFGTGQCNVKQYNRQLRDMIIEGRADPSWVVSHRVDLEEAPEMYERFDEREEGVIKVLLEP; translated from the coding sequence ATGAGCGCTGTCGTATACCAGGGACCGCACGACGTGGCCGTCGAGGAGGTCGACGAGCCACAGATCGAACACGAAAACGACGTCGTCCTCGACATCACGACGACGTGCATCTGCGGTTCGGACCTCCACATGTACGAGGGTCGGACCGCGGCCGATCCAGGAATCGTCTTCGGGCACGAAAACATGGGCACCGTGACCGACGTCGGCGACGCCGTCACGACGCTCGAGGAGGGCGACCGAATCGTGCTGCCGTTCAACGTGGCCTGCGGATTCTGTCGGAACTGCGAGAACGGCTACACCGGCTTCTGCACCAACGTCAATCCGGGCTTCGCCGGCGGTGCGTACGGCTACGTCGCGATGGGACCATACAAGGGCGGCCAGGCCGAGAAACTCCGCGTCCCCTTCGCCGACTTCAACGCGCTGAAACTGCCGGAGGGGAACGAACACGAGGACGCCTTCGCGCTCCTGGCGGACATCTTCCCGACGGGGTGGCACGGCACCCGCCTCGCGAACCTGAAACCGGGAGAGTCCATCGTGATCTTCGGGGCCGGTCCGGTCGGGCTGATGGCGGCCTACAGCGCCATGATCCAGGGCGCCTCGGAGATTTACGTCGTCGACCGCGTCGAGAGTCGACTCCAGATGGCCGAGGACCACTGCGACGCCCACCCGATCAACTTCGAGGAGTCCGACCCGGTCGAACAGATCGTCGACCAGCACGGGGACGAGGTCGACAAGGGAGTCGACGCCGTCGGCTACCAGGCGATCGACCCCGAAACGGACGTCACCGACGACGCGTATGACCCCGCCCGTGAGAACCCCGCAGTCGTCCTCAACCAGTTGATCCAGACCGTCAGGCCGACGGGCGAAATCGGCGTACCAGGGCTGTACGTCCCCTCCGATCCCGGTGCCCCGAACGAGATGGCTGCACAGGGCCGCCTCGGCATCGACTTCGGGAAGCTCTTCGAAAAGGGCCTGCGCTTTGGCACCGGCCAGTGTAACGTCAAGCAGTACAACCGACAGCTCCGAGACATGATCATCGAGGGTCGCGCGGACCCCAGCTGGGTCGTCTCGCATCGAGTCGACCTCGAGGAAGCCCCCGAGATGTACGAGCGCTTCGACGAGCGAGAGGAGGGCGTGATCAAGGTGTTACTCGAGCCCTGA
- a CDS encoding DUF1059 domain-containing protein, protein MCGRGGYVQSANDTVERGCDHCEWHAVAGSYPELIKRYQDHLRDDHPMAWVRS, encoded by the coding sequence ATGTGCGGAAGGGGCGGATACGTCCAGAGCGCGAACGACACAGTCGAACGGGGATGCGATCACTGCGAGTGGCACGCGGTTGCGGGGTCCTACCCGGAACTGATCAAACGATATCAGGACCACCTCCGCGACGATCACCCGATGGCCTGGGTTCGCAGCTGA